The Poriferisphaera corsica DNA segment CTTACAGGATTTATTGAAAACAACAAAGCGCCTTCTGCTAAATATCTTCATTTAAATGATTTACATCAATTAAATGGTGAAAATATTTTATATGTGGCCATTTGGGGTGCATTTGTGATGGAAACAAAAAACCCGCGCTTAAAAAAGCGGCGGGCTTGTTAATCAATGAATGAAAACTGTCTAACTGTTCATTAGATTAATTCTGATTTTTATTACGCGCGTTTACGGCGGATAAGTGGTGGGTTACCAAGCACCGGCGAGGGCTTGAGGTTGAGCGAGTGAGGGGCGAGGGAAGTTGAGGTCGGCGGTGTCGTGGCCTTCCGCTTCTGAGATAAAGAGAGAGTTGGGTTGGCTGGCGAGATCGATTTGGGGACCAACTGGCGGGTCTTCGTCATTGGGGTCAATGGTTGCGGGGTTGGGGATGATCTGAATGATGGGCCGACAGGGAGTTTCGATGTTGTGATCGATGACGACGGCGTGACGATCGTCTGAGAGTTTGACGACTGAGCCGGGGGCATAAGGGGGGACAACGTCGAGAAGCGCGGCGAGGATTTGCGGATCGAAGCGTTCGGAGAATGGGGCTGAGGTGATGGTGCGGAGTGCGAAAACGGAGGGTTGTTGTGGGAGTCCTTGCGGGTTGCGGAGTCGATCGAATTGTTCGGCAACGGCGACAAGTCGCGCAAAGACGTGAATGTTTTTACCATCGAGGATGGGGATGTCTTTACCGGCGTAGCCTGAGCCGTCGAAACGTTGATGGTGATTGAGAACGACGGTCGCGGCGGAGGGGTCGATTTGGCCGCGAACCATGCGGAACCCGATGGCGGGGTGTTCTTGGAATGCGAGATCGGATTCGTCGTTTGTTTTTTGGTATTTGTCGAGTGTTTCCTGGGCGAGTTGAGTGAGGCCGATGTCGTGGAGCATGGCGCCGAGGCCGAGATTGGTGACGGTTTTGGCGCGGGCGGGATTGATGTGCTTACGTTCTTTGACGAGGTAGGTCTCGAGCCTGAGCGCGAGTAGGAGAGAGACGTAGGTTGTGGCGGAGGAGTGGCGGAGTAGGTCGTTAGGTGAATCGGTGAGGTCGCCGAGGAAGAGTGAGGAGGTGGGGTTTGAGATGATGGAGTCGACGAGTTCGGCAACGTTAACGAGATAGGTGTTGTAGTTCATCTTTGCAGCAGCCTGGGTTTGGAGCTGCTCGAAGGTGTCGGTGATTGCGGTGACAACTTCCTGTTGGGCTTGAAGTTTCGAGTTATCGATGAACTTATCGAGGAAGTCGAGGGCGGGGTAGCGTACCCAGAGAGATTTAACGCCTGAGTCAGAGAGCTTTCGAATAATCGATTCTGAGAGCTTAAAACCGGCTT contains these protein-coding regions:
- a CDS encoding HD-GYP domain-containing protein translates to MLRIDLHEAREGMALALPVQNPQVPTRALLKAGFKLSESIIRKLSDSGVKSLWVRYPALDFLDKFIDNSKLQAQQEVVTAITDTFEQLQTQAAAKMNYNTYLVNVAELVDSIISNPTSSLFLGDLTDSPNDLLRHSSATTYVSLLLALRLETYLVKERKHINPARAKTVTNLGLGAMLHDIGLTQLAQETLDKYQKTNDESDLAFQEHPAIGFRMVRGQIDPSAATVVLNHHQRFDGSGYAGKDIPILDGKNIHVFARLVAVAEQFDRLRNPQGLPQQPSVFALRTITSAPFSERFDPQILAALLDVVPPYAPGSVVKLSDDRHAVVIDHNIETPCRPIIQIIPNPATIDPNDEDPPVGPQIDLASQPNSLFISEAEGHDTADLNFPRPSLAQPQALAGAW